The genomic region TGGGTTCTCCAGTTAGGAAAAACTCTCCAACCTTTAGGTGATTTATTACGAGATCAAATTTTAAACTCATCAAGAGTTTTTACAGATGACAGCCCTGTTAAGCTTCAAACAAAAGGTAAAGGTAAGCTTCAAGAAGGTCGGATTTGGGTTTATGTCGGCGGCGATGGTCCAGACCCTCCTCTCGTTTGGTTCGAATTCACCAAAGACCGTTCACACTCCCATACATTAGATCGAATGAAAGACTTTCAAGGAGTTTTTCATGCCGATGCTTTTGCTGCGTATGAAAAAATGGATAAGCTTGATGGTATCGATTGGCAGGCTTGCTGGGCTCATGCCAGGCGTAAGTTTTTTGACACACCCAATCCAAACGAATTCTGTAAACAAGTGCTTATTTTGATGGATAAGCTCTTTGAACTCGAACAGGATGCTTGGGCGCTTGGTACTTCGGCAAAGCGACAGAGCTTTCGCAATAGGAAAACAAAGCCTTTTGTTGAAGCTCTATTAAAGACGATTCAAGATCATTACTACAAAGCATGTGAGCCCAAAGGCAAACTCAAAACGGCAATGGAGTACCTACTTAAACGGCAAGAAGCATTTAAAGCTTTTCTTGCTTATCCGGATGCTCGCATAGATAACAATGTGAGTGAACGCGCTATTCGTCCGCTTACTATTGGTAGAAAAAACTGGCTTTTCTTCGGCAGTGAAAAAGGCGGCCAAGCGGCTGCCAATATCATCTCCTTAATCCAGACTTGTCGTAAGCTGGGTATCAATCCAAAAGAATACTTA from Lentisphaera profundi harbors:
- the tnpC gene encoding IS66 family transposase, which encodes MTKTISDLTKKVVFLEEENTYLKAQLYGRKKETVVFDNSDTFPEWTEYLKDLGDSNSPERDEEPKVNTLKKKKKRKPFTHFNFPENAEREIKIIDLPEDEKVDPITGVELKLMGFDTSEKLVYVHGRYKVIETRVRKYNIPNKPKAGVISALVPSHPITGCRADVSLLSHILISKYADHLPLYRIEEQFKRDGLTIARQTLSNWVLQLGKTLQPLGDLLRDQILNSSRVFTDDSPVKLQTKGKGKLQEGRIWVYVGGDGPDPPLVWFEFTKDRSHSHTLDRMKDFQGVFHADAFAAYEKMDKLDGIDWQACWAHARRKFFDTPNPNEFCKQVLILMDKLFELEQDAWALGTSAKRQSFRNRKTKPFVEALLKTIQDHYYKACEPKGKLKTAMEYLLKRQEAFKAFLAYPDARIDNNVSERAIRPLTIGRKNWLFFGSEKGGQAAANIISLIQTCRKLGINPKEYLEDVLRRIIDHPKENLMELLPQNWKK